One stretch of Streptomyces sp. NBC_01363 DNA includes these proteins:
- a CDS encoding geranylgeranyl reductase family protein, translated as MSSENADAVQEHEESSVWDVVVVGGGPAGASAAYAAAVAGRRVLLLEKAELPRYKTCGGGIIGFSRDSLPPGFELPLRDRIHAVTFSLNGRLARTRRSKRMLFGLINRPEFDAGLVEEAQKAGAELRTGATVTRVEQHGASVPDRRTVAVVLSGGETVLARAVVGADGSAGRIGAHVGVKLDQVDLGLEAEIPVPATVAEDWAGRVLIDWGPMPGSYGWVFPKGDVLTVGVISARGDGAGTKRYLEDFIARLGLAGFEPKISSGHLTRCRSDDSPLSRGRVLVCGDAAGLLEPWTREGISFALRSGRLAGEWAVRIAESHDAVDARRQALNYAFAIKAGLGVEMGVGRRMLKLFERRPGVLHAVLTGFRPAWNAFAGITRGTTSLGELVRTHPLAQRALSAMDR; from the coding sequence GTGAGCAGCGAGAACGCAGACGCCGTACAGGAGCACGAAGAGTCGTCCGTGTGGGATGTCGTCGTAGTCGGGGGCGGACCGGCCGGAGCCTCCGCGGCATACGCGGCGGCAGTGGCCGGCCGACGGGTGCTGCTCCTCGAGAAGGCGGAGCTTCCCAGGTACAAGACATGCGGCGGCGGCATCATCGGGTTTTCGCGGGATTCACTGCCGCCCGGGTTCGAACTGCCCTTGCGGGACCGGATCCACGCGGTCACCTTCTCGCTCAACGGCAGGCTGGCGCGGACCCGCCGGTCCAAGCGGATGCTCTTCGGGCTCATCAACCGCCCCGAGTTCGACGCGGGTCTGGTCGAGGAGGCGCAGAAGGCGGGTGCCGAACTCCGCACCGGCGCGACGGTGACGAGGGTCGAGCAGCACGGCGCCTCGGTGCCCGACCGGCGCACGGTCGCCGTGGTGCTGTCCGGCGGCGAGACGGTCCTGGCCCGCGCGGTCGTCGGTGCCGACGGAAGCGCGGGGCGGATAGGAGCCCATGTCGGGGTGAAGCTCGACCAGGTGGACCTCGGACTGGAGGCGGAGATCCCGGTTCCGGCCACGGTCGCGGAGGACTGGGCGGGGCGGGTGCTGATCGACTGGGGCCCCATGCCCGGCAGTTACGGCTGGGTGTTCCCCAAGGGCGATGTCCTGACCGTCGGTGTGATCTCGGCGCGGGGCGACGGAGCGGGGACCAAGCGGTACCTGGAGGACTTCATCGCCCGGCTCGGCCTCGCCGGTTTCGAGCCGAAGATCTCCTCCGGGCATCTGACGCGCTGCCGCAGTGACGACTCGCCGCTGTCACGCGGGCGGGTGCTGGTGTGCGGCGACGCGGCGGGGCTGCTGGAGCCGTGGACCCGCGAAGGGATTTCCTTCGCGCTGCGGTCGGGGCGGCTCGCCGGTGAGTGGGCGGTCCGGATCGCGGAGTCGCACGACGCGGTGGACGCCCGGCGCCAGGCGTTGAACTACGCGTTCGCCATCAAGGCGGGTCTCGGTGTCGAGATGGGTGTCGGACGCCGCATGCTGAAGCTGTTCGAGCGCCGTCCCGGGGTGCTGCACGCGGTGCTGACGGGATTCCGCCCGGCCTGGAACGCGTTCGCCGGGATCACCCGCGGAACGACCTCGCTCGGCGAACTGGTCCGTACGCATCCACTGGCACAGCGGGCCCTGTCCGCGATGGACCGCTAG
- a CDS encoding sensor histidine kinase → MEEQRSHGSGGGPPWAHGEPPRWLTGEPGRSASRLPWPSTILLGAVVMIGSTIAARGQMDERAPLDLFARLLLFLAVAVLLLRHRHPVVAAFGSSVAAMIYLVAGYPYGPVFLAVAVGCFSAVVSGHRRAAWSAVGMVWLGHVLVAHWLYRWLPPSDDHAAPWGQELGIAAWVVAIVAAAEFVRVRREQWADRRAEREAAEQRRADEERLRMARELHDVLAHSISVINVQSSVGLALLDSDPEQARAALTTIKAASKEALGEVRQVLDTLRTPGDAPRAPAPGLDRLPELVEQAAGTGLTVTVETDGERPSVPPGADLAAFRIVQEALTNVVRHSGSRTAQVRVVYGPGRIRLRIDDEGPATGGDAGGSGNGLAGMRERAAGLGGTIEAGPRADGGFRVRAELPLPSGTAAHEEETP, encoded by the coding sequence ATGGAAGAGCAGCGCTCACACGGAAGCGGCGGCGGTCCTCCCTGGGCACACGGCGAGCCGCCGCGGTGGCTGACCGGGGAGCCGGGACGCTCCGCCTCCCGGCTGCCGTGGCCGTCGACGATTCTGCTCGGCGCCGTCGTCATGATCGGTTCGACCATCGCGGCCCGGGGGCAGATGGACGAGCGGGCCCCGCTGGACCTCTTCGCGCGACTGTTGCTCTTCCTGGCCGTCGCCGTGCTCCTGCTGCGCCACCGCCACCCCGTGGTGGCCGCCTTCGGCAGCTCGGTCGCGGCGATGATCTATCTGGTGGCCGGCTATCCGTACGGGCCGGTCTTCCTGGCCGTCGCCGTCGGCTGCTTCAGCGCGGTCGTCTCCGGACACCGGCGGGCCGCCTGGTCGGCCGTGGGCATGGTGTGGCTGGGACACGTCCTGGTGGCGCACTGGCTCTACCGGTGGCTGCCGCCCTCCGACGACCACGCCGCCCCCTGGGGACAGGAACTGGGCATCGCCGCCTGGGTGGTGGCCATCGTCGCCGCCGCCGAGTTCGTTCGCGTACGCCGTGAGCAGTGGGCGGACCGACGGGCGGAACGGGAGGCCGCGGAGCAGCGCCGGGCCGACGAGGAACGGCTGCGGATGGCGCGCGAACTCCACGATGTCCTGGCCCACAGCATCTCCGTCATCAACGTCCAGTCGAGCGTGGGTCTCGCGCTGCTGGACTCCGACCCCGAGCAGGCGCGTGCGGCCCTCACCACCATCAAGGCCGCCAGCAAGGAGGCGCTGGGCGAGGTCCGTCAGGTCCTCGACACTCTGCGCACCCCGGGAGACGCCCCCCGGGCCCCGGCCCCCGGACTCGACCGGCTCCCCGAACTCGTCGAGCAGGCGGCCGGCACCGGACTGACCGTCACCGTCGAGACCGACGGCGAACGGCCATCGGTACCGCCCGGCGCGGATCTCGCCGCCTTCCGCATCGTGCAGGAGGCACTGACGAACGTGGTCCGGCACTCCGGATCGCGTACCGCGCAGGTCCGTGTCGTCTACGGGCCCGGCCGCATCCGGCTCCGTATCGATGACGAAGGACCCGCCACCGGCGGCGACGCCGGAGGCAGCGGCAACGGGCTGGCGGGGATGCGGGAGCGGGCCGCCGGGCTGGGTGGCACGATCGAGGCGGGCCCCCGGGCCGACGGCGGCTTCCGGGTGCGGGCCGAACTTCCGCTGCCGTCCGGCACGGCGGCGCACGAGGAGGAGACACCGTGA
- a CDS encoding ABC transporter permease, whose protein sequence is MFWTVTQMLIFPITLLSGILLPVDAGPGRLGAVAAISPITYVVDAARALSTGDFLNTSVLHGLIAAKSIATIGLILSTRAMKRGI, encoded by the coding sequence CTGTTCTGGACCGTCACCCAGATGCTGATCTTCCCGATCACGCTGCTCTCGGGCATCCTCCTCCCCGTCGACGCCGGACCGGGCCGGCTGGGCGCCGTCGCCGCGATCAGCCCCATCACCTACGTCGTCGACGCCGCCCGCGCCCTGTCCACCGGAGACTTCCTCAACACCTCGGTGCTCCACGGGCTCATCGCCGCCAAGTCGATCGCCACCATCGGGCTGATCCTGTCCACCCGCGCCATGAAGCGCGGCATCTGA
- a CDS encoding nitroreductase/quinone reductase family protein yields the protein MSQPYYLQGNAISVRMNSIVGRLARHGVSLFGSAEMSVRGRKSGQMQRVPVNPHTHEGAQYLVSARGHSQWVRNMRVAGGGDLRVGRKIRTFTAVEIADDEQKALIIRTYLERWGWEVNEYFKGITVKSSDAELLAACPDHPVFRITEGS from the coding sequence ATGTCTCAGCCGTACTACCTTCAGGGCAACGCCATCAGCGTCCGGATGAACAGCATCGTCGGCCGGCTCGCCCGCCATGGCGTCAGCCTCTTCGGCTCGGCCGAGATGTCGGTGCGCGGCCGCAAGAGCGGGCAGATGCAGCGGGTGCCCGTGAACCCCCACACCCACGAGGGCGCGCAGTACCTCGTCTCCGCCCGAGGCCACTCCCAGTGGGTGCGCAACATGCGCGTCGCCGGCGGGGGCGACCTGCGGGTGGGCCGGAAGATCCGTACCTTCACGGCCGTGGAGATCGCGGACGACGAGCAGAAGGCACTGATCATCCGCACCTACCTGGAGCGGTGGGGCTGGGAGGTCAACGAGTACTTCAAGGGCATCACCGTGAAGTCCTCGGACGCCGAACTGCTGGCCGCCTGCCCGGACCACCCCGTCTTCCGGATCACCGAGGGGAGCTGA
- a CDS encoding DUF4331 family protein encodes MSNHFTGLSLGPPLGDQRLDLCDLYAFGVPGDPSRTVLILNANPNADAMHADAVYRLNIDNDGDYLTDGAFSWVFSPPASDGSQTYSVFMATGAESRRPEAVGTKIVSDAAVSFGPQANVVSSGDYKVAAGSRSDAFFFDFDGIKNLFDISGNRNFTAPHLGGKSPWTGVDSNSTANVFSMAIELPTAELAPKPELHIWGRCSVLRDGELVHADRAGHPSMSSFFNTDDTKEEYNASEPVNDRARWTDQFVHLLGHTGGYSREEAITALDEHGLLPDVLHFDPSKPAAYPNGRTFTEDVIDIRVAFLTKSEAPPTGLTPHTDTLDRFPYLGNPHPAATS; translated from the coding sequence ATGTCCAACCACTTCACCGGCCTCAGCCTTGGGCCACCACTCGGCGACCAGCGTCTCGATCTGTGCGACCTATACGCCTTCGGGGTACCCGGCGATCCGAGCAGAACCGTTCTCATCCTCAATGCCAATCCCAACGCAGATGCCATGCACGCCGACGCCGTATACCGCCTGAACATTGACAACGACGGCGATTACCTGACCGACGGCGCCTTCAGCTGGGTCTTCAGCCCGCCGGCATCCGACGGCTCGCAGACCTACAGCGTCTTCATGGCAACCGGTGCGGAGTCCCGCAGGCCCGAGGCGGTCGGCACCAAGATCGTTTCAGACGCCGCCGTCTCCTTCGGCCCCCAGGCCAACGTGGTCAGCAGCGGCGACTACAAGGTGGCCGCCGGTAGCCGCAGTGATGCCTTCTTCTTCGACTTCGACGGAATCAAGAATCTGTTCGACATCAGCGGCAACCGGAATTTCACCGCGCCGCATCTGGGCGGAAAGTCCCCGTGGACCGGCGTCGACTCCAACAGCACGGCCAACGTCTTCTCCATGGCCATCGAACTACCGACAGCGGAGCTGGCCCCCAAGCCCGAGCTGCACATCTGGGGCCGGTGCAGCGTCCTGCGCGACGGCGAACTCGTCCACGCGGACCGGGCCGGGCACCCGTCAATGAGCAGCTTCTTCAACACCGACGACACGAAGGAGGAGTACAACGCCAGCGAGCCGGTCAACGACCGGGCCAGGTGGACGGACCAGTTCGTCCACCTGTTGGGCCACACCGGCGGCTACTCGCGTGAGGAGGCGATCACCGCCCTCGACGAGCACGGCCTCCTGCCGGACGTGCTGCACTTCGACCCGTCCAAGCCTGCCGCGTACCCGAATGGCCGGACATTCACGGAAGACGTCATCGACATCCGCGTCGCGTTCCTCACCAAGAGCGAGGCGCCGCCCACCGGTCTGACGCCGCACACCGACACCCTGGACCGGTTCCCGTACCTCGGCAACCCGCACCCGGCAGCCACCTCCTGA
- a CDS encoding response regulator transcription factor, whose amino-acid sequence MIRVLLADDQSLVRAGFRALLDAQPDIEVAGEAADGAEAVRMVGGLRPDVVLMDIRMPHLDGLAATRAITGDARLNDVKVVMLTTFELDEYVFEAIRSGASGFLVKDTEPEELLRAVRAVVGGDALLSPGVTRRLIAEFAARSKEPATATGLSGLTEREREVMALVGIGLSNEEIARRLVVSPLTAKTHVSRTMVKLGARDRAQLVVLAYESGLVRPGWLG is encoded by the coding sequence GTGATCCGCGTACTGCTCGCCGACGACCAGTCCCTGGTCCGGGCGGGCTTCCGGGCCCTGTTGGACGCCCAGCCCGACATCGAGGTGGCGGGGGAGGCCGCCGACGGCGCGGAAGCCGTGCGCATGGTGGGCGGACTGCGGCCCGACGTCGTGCTGATGGACATCCGGATGCCGCATCTCGACGGTCTCGCCGCGACCCGTGCCATCACCGGGGATGCCCGCCTGAACGATGTCAAGGTGGTCATGCTCACCACCTTCGAACTCGACGAGTACGTCTTCGAGGCGATCCGGTCCGGAGCCTCCGGCTTTCTCGTCAAGGACACCGAACCGGAGGAACTGCTGCGCGCCGTACGCGCCGTGGTGGGCGGCGACGCCCTGCTCTCGCCCGGGGTCACCCGTCGCCTGATCGCCGAGTTCGCGGCCCGTTCCAAGGAACCCGCGACGGCGACGGGGCTGAGTGGACTCACCGAACGGGAAAGGGAGGTGATGGCGCTCGTCGGCATAGGGCTCTCCAACGAGGAGATCGCCCGACGGCTGGTCGTCAGCCCGCTCACCGCCAAGACCCATGTCAGCCGCACCATGGTGAAGCTGGGTGCCCGCGACCGGGCCCAACTCGTCGTGCTCGCCTACGAGTCGGGGCTGGTGCGGCCGGGCTGGCTCGGCTGA
- a CDS encoding TetR/AcrR family transcriptional regulator, translating to MSTVRGARERARIEVTAAIKDEAKKQLAAEGAAKLSLRAVARELGMASSALYRYFPSRDELLTALIVDAYDSVGETAEAAHRTARDQAATHLARWIAVTRAVRDWALAHPHEYALIYGSPVPGYTAPQATIGPASRVGLVLIAVVADAYRTDGLALSPLADDLRGEAGRMVTELAPDLPPEVAAPLIAAWSQLFGLISFEIFGQFNRVVEAREIFFREAVTELARTVGLLGGGNAGKNG from the coding sequence ATGAGCACTGTCCGAGGAGCCAGGGAACGGGCCCGCATCGAGGTCACCGCCGCGATCAAGGACGAGGCGAAGAAGCAGCTCGCGGCCGAGGGTGCCGCGAAGCTGTCGCTGCGCGCCGTCGCACGAGAGCTCGGTATGGCGTCCTCCGCCCTCTACCGCTACTTCCCCAGCCGCGACGAGCTGCTCACCGCCCTGATCGTCGACGCGTACGACTCCGTGGGCGAGACCGCGGAGGCCGCCCACCGGACCGCCCGCGACCAGGCCGCCACCCATCTCGCCCGCTGGATCGCGGTCACCCGCGCCGTGCGCGACTGGGCGCTGGCCCACCCCCATGAGTACGCCCTGATCTACGGCTCTCCCGTGCCCGGCTACACCGCACCGCAGGCGACGATCGGCCCCGCCTCCCGCGTCGGCCTCGTGTTGATCGCCGTGGTCGCGGACGCCTACCGCACGGACGGCCTGGCGCTGTCGCCGCTCGCCGACGATCTGCGCGGCGAGGCCGGACGGATGGTCACGGAGTTGGCCCCCGACCTTCCCCCGGAGGTCGCAGCTCCGTTGATCGCCGCCTGGTCACAGCTGTTCGGGCTGATCTCCTTCGAGATCTTCGGCCAGTTCAACCGGGTGGTGGAGGCCAGGGAGATCTTCTTCCGGGAAGCCGTCACCGAACTGGCCCGCACGGTCGGCCTGCTCGGTGGCGGGAATGCTGGCAAAAACGGCTAA